The sequence CGACGCCGAGGGGCACGCCCAGCTCGCCCGGGCGCTGGACACCGCGGTGGCGACCGGGGAGATGCTGACCAGCGTCGCGGAGCACTACGAGCTGATCCGCGCCGGCGCGGTGGACATCCTCCAGCCGGACGCCCCCCGCATCGGCGGCATCACCCAGTTCCTCAAGCTCGCCACGCTGGCCGACCACAGCAACCTGCAGCTGGCGCCGCACTTCGCGATGGAGATCCACGCGCACCTGGCGGCCGCCTACCCGCACGAGCCGTGGGTCGAGCACTTCGACTGGCTGTACCCGTTGTTCAACGAGCGCCTCGAGACCCGTGGCGGCCGCATGTACATCTCGGACCGGCCCGGGCTGGGCATCACCCTCAGCGAGCAGGCCCGCGCCTGGACCGTGGACCGCGTCCACGTCGACGCGTCCCGCTGAACCACCCCACCGCAGCATTGGAGGACCACCTCATGGCCGCAGTCGTCAGCATCGACCCCCGCACCGGCCAGGCGGTCGAAGAGGTCGCGCAGGAGACGACCACCGCGGAGGTGGACCGCCTCTGCGCGGCAGCGCTCGCCGCGGCCCCCGATTTGGAGGCGCTCGGCCGCGCCGGGCGGGCGCGGCTGCTGCGTACCCTCGCGGATGCCCTGGAGGAGCGGCGCGAGGACGTCGTCGCCGTCGCCGACCGCGAGACGGCGCTCGGGCCGGTACGGCTGAACGGGGAGCTCACCCGCACCTGCTACCAACTGCGCCTGTTCGCCGAGGTCCTGGACGAGGGCAGCTACGTCGAGGCGGCGATCGACCACGCCGGCGACACCCCGATGGGTCCCCGGCCCGACCTGCGCCGGATGCTCGTCCCGATCGGCCCGGTCGCGGTGTTCGGCGCCAGCAACTTCCCGCTGGCCTTCTCCGTACCCGGGGGCGACACCGCCTCGGCGCTCGCGGCCGGCTGCCCGGTCATCGTCAAGGCGCACGGGTCCCACCCCGCCACGTCGCAGCTGGTGTTCGACATCCTGGCGGCGGCGGGCGACAAGGCCGGCGCTCCGGCGGGCACGCTGGGCCTCGTCCACGGCGTCCAGGCCGGCGCGGAGCTCGTCGCTCACCCGGCGGTCCGGGCCGTGGGCTTCACCGGCTCGGTCAACGGCGGCCGCGCACTGCTGCAGATCATCGAGCAGCGCCCGGACCCGGTGCCGTTCTTCGGCGAGCTCAGCAGCCTCAACCCGGTGGTCGTGACGCCGCAGGCCGCCGCCGAGCGCGGACCGGCGATCGGCGCCGAACTCGTCGGCTCCTTCACCCTCGGGGGCGGCCA comes from Micromonospora purpureochromogenes and encodes:
- a CDS encoding aldehyde dehydrogenase (NADP(+)), producing MAAVVSIDPRTGQAVEEVAQETTTAEVDRLCAAALAAAPDLEALGRAGRARLLRTLADALEERREDVVAVADRETALGPVRLNGELTRTCYQLRLFAEVLDEGSYVEAAIDHAGDTPMGPRPDLRRMLVPIGPVAVFGASNFPLAFSVPGGDTASALAAGCPVIVKAHGSHPATSQLVFDILAAAGDKAGAPAGTLGLVHGVQAGAELVAHPAVRAVGFTGSVNGGRALLQIIEQRPDPVPFFGELSSLNPVVVTPQAAAERGPAIGAELVGSFTLGGGQFCTKPGLAFVPAGPDGDAVVEAMAEAVRGAGAPVLLNEGISAAYGRISDDLADAPGVEVLARGAEPDGAGFQAAPLLLKTSAVELPQEVTEECFGPVSVVARYEGEAELLTALEAMPSSLTATVLRGRGETELPLAVSQQLRPRAGRLVYDAYPTGVAVSWAQHHGGPWPSTNSQHTSVGTTAIRRFLRPVTWQGAPAELLPPELSDDYRGIPRRIDGVLELPR